One part of the Francisella adeliensis genome encodes these proteins:
- the galU gene encoding UTP--glucose-1-phosphate uridylyltransferase GalU translates to MKIRKAVFPVAGWGTRFLPATKSCPKEMLTVVDKPLIQYAVEEAIEAGCKELIFVTSSNKKSLEDHFDRNFELEYSLEKKQKYELLEMVKNIVPKDISFFFVRQPEALGLGHAVLCAKPLVGIEDFAVILPDDLIYNHNCGTGALKQMVKTVEGTDIRGCIATQQVAKNKTDSYGIVAKNDENIIKAIVEKPAPEKAPSTTAVVGRYLLPNKIFKCLESTSEGAGGEIQLTDAIAKLVDLEEKIIAHDFKGTRYDCGDKLGFLIANYEIALQHKELGDKFKDYLENR, encoded by the coding sequence GTGAAAATAAGAAAAGCAGTATTTCCAGTAGCAGGTTGGGGTACTAGGTTTTTACCTGCAACTAAGTCGTGTCCTAAAGAAATGCTTACAGTAGTAGATAAGCCTCTTATTCAGTATGCAGTAGAAGAAGCTATTGAGGCAGGATGTAAAGAACTTATATTTGTAACAAGCTCAAATAAAAAGTCACTAGAAGATCATTTCGATAGAAACTTTGAGTTAGAATATTCATTAGAAAAAAAGCAAAAATATGAATTATTAGAGATGGTTAAAAATATTGTTCCTAAAGATATTAGCTTCTTTTTTGTTCGTCAACCTGAAGCCTTAGGTTTGGGGCATGCAGTGCTATGTGCAAAACCATTAGTAGGCATAGAAGATTTTGCAGTTATATTGCCTGATGATCTTATTTATAATCATAATTGTGGTACTGGTGCTTTAAAACAGATGGTCAAAACTGTTGAGGGTACAGATATAAGAGGTTGTATCGCGACTCAACAAGTAGCTAAAAATAAAACAGACTCATATGGTATAGTTGCTAAAAATGATGAAAATATAATTAAAGCAATAGTTGAAAAACCAGCTCCAGAAAAAGCCCCTTCAACTACAGCTGTAGTTGGACGTTATTTATTGCCAAATAAGATTTTTAAGTGTCTTGAATCTACATCAGAAGGTGCTGGTGGAGAGATACAATTAACAGATGCGATTGCTAAGCTTGTTGATCTTGAAGAAAAAATTATAGCACATGATTTTAAAGGCACTCGTTATGATTGTGGTGATAAGCTTGGTTTTTTAATTGCAAACTATGAAATTGCATTACAACATAAAGAATTAGGCGATAAATTTAAAGATTACCTCGAAAATAGGTAG
- a CDS encoding DMT family transporter produces MNKNLIKGYSKIMLALTFWASLYHIAPIPLGYVDLYLVGFFRYLFASIIFLLVHYHYTKTFFPKLNIKQWLYVIAVGFFGVFLYNLTFLWAEKLISGNIVAIIYAFSPCLITVASCIVFKLHINSQAKAGILVALLGTVGVVMFSAGGDVSQCLNGIEINFGEVLSILAVCCFASYAILGKCCVREGVQMITINTYGAIVGMLMFGVICGFKSDFSQIAHTDFTFWASILYISVFATVIAYVWYLGALEEIGVYKTAVFQNMLPFLVILIGFIFCGETISMLALLFGGVVFLGVYLTNVAVNKKD; encoded by the coding sequence ATGAATAAAAATCTAATTAAGGGCTATAGCAAAATAATGCTTGCTCTTACTTTTTGGGCTAGCCTATATCACATAGCTCCTATTCCATTAGGTTATGTGGATCTTTACTTAGTTGGCTTCTTCCGATATCTTTTTGCATCCATTATATTTTTATTAGTGCATTATCATTATACTAAAACTTTTTTCCCTAAACTAAATATAAAGCAATGGTTATATGTTATAGCTGTAGGTTTCTTCGGTGTGTTTTTGTATAACCTTACATTTTTATGGGCTGAAAAACTTATTTCTGGAAATATCGTTGCAATTATATATGCTTTCTCACCTTGTCTGATTACAGTAGCATCTTGTATAGTGTTTAAACTACATATAAATAGTCAGGCTAAAGCAGGGATTTTAGTAGCATTGCTTGGGACTGTAGGTGTTGTGATGTTTTCAGCAGGTGGAGATGTTTCTCAATGTCTTAATGGTATTGAGATAAATTTTGGAGAAGTTCTTAGTATATTAGCCGTTTGTTGTTTTGCATCATATGCTATTCTTGGTAAATGTTGTGTTCGAGAAGGTGTTCAGATGATCACTATAAATACGTATGGAGCTATAGTAGGAATGCTAATGTTTGGTGTGATATGTGGATTTAAGTCTGATTTTTCGCAAATAGCTCATACTGATTTTACATTTTGGGCTAGCATACTTTATATCTCAGTTTTCGCTACTGTTATCGCTTATGTATGGTATTTGGGAGCATTAGAAGAGATAGGTGTTTATAAGACTGCAGTTTTCCAAAATATGTTGCCATTTTTAGTCATTTTAATCGGTTTTATTTTCTGTGGAGAAACAATCTCAATGCTAGCTTTACTTTTTGGTGGGGTGGTTTTTTTAGGTGTATATCTTACAAATGTAGCAGTAAATAAAAAAGACTGA
- a CDS encoding cation diffusion facilitator family transporter: MSEDRYKITKKVTIVGMFINALLAFVKMLIGIVGRSPALFADGVHSLSDLISDVMVLFAAKYASIGEDENHPYGHERIETIATLVISALLIAAGFMIVYHSLSVLIDGGYTTPDKFTVYAAIFSVFGNEFIYQYTMRAANKIDSDMLRANAWHSRSDMWSSVVVLVGLAGALYGYAWMDALAAFIVCYMIVKMGVKWGYSAVSELIDEGVDEETNAKIREIIANTEGVEDFHYLRTRKMAGKIMLDVHVIVDKYSTASEGHYFAEIVKSNIYHNIENIKDITVHIDVTDHEDGVIKLESFEPSRKEIYAAIAEFLEEYGLEESLILGKNMSIYYFDDVIKVDLFVKRSNDLKKYSQIIDNFEFKGFNISVNLYCPL, translated from the coding sequence ATGTCAGAAGATAGATATAAAATTACGAAAAAAGTTACAATAGTTGGAATGTTTATAAATGCATTATTAGCATTTGTAAAGATGTTAATAGGGATAGTTGGTAGATCACCAGCATTATTTGCTGATGGCGTACATTCACTATCAGATCTTATAAGTGATGTGATGGTTTTATTTGCAGCTAAATATGCAAGTATTGGAGAGGATGAAAATCATCCTTATGGACATGAAAGAATTGAAACGATAGCAACATTAGTTATATCTGCACTACTTATAGCTGCAGGTTTTATGATAGTTTATCACTCATTGTCTGTTCTGATTGATGGTGGATACACTACACCAGATAAGTTTACAGTATATGCCGCAATATTTTCTGTATTTGGAAATGAGTTTATTTACCAGTATACAATGCGAGCTGCAAATAAAATTGACTCAGACATGCTCAGAGCAAATGCATGGCATAGCCGTTCAGATATGTGGTCATCTGTTGTTGTATTAGTTGGTCTTGCTGGTGCATTATATGGCTACGCTTGGATGGATGCTTTAGCTGCGTTTATAGTGTGTTATATGATTGTGAAGATGGGTGTGAAATGGGGATATTCAGCCGTTTCTGAACTTATTGATGAGGGTGTTGATGAAGAAACAAACGCTAAAATCCGAGAAATAATAGCTAATACTGAAGGTGTTGAAGATTTTCATTATCTGAGAACTAGAAAAATGGCAGGCAAAATCATGCTTGATGTTCATGTAATAGTAGATAAATATAGTACAGCTTCAGAGGGGCATTATTTTGCAGAAATTGTTAAGAGTAATATTTATCACAACATTGAGAATATTAAAGATATAACAGTACATATTGATGTTACAGACCATGAAGATGGAGTTATTAAGCTAGAGAGTTTTGAACCATCAAGAAAAGAAATTTATGCCGCTATAGCAGAGTTTTTAGAAGAATATGGTTTAGAAGAAAGTCTTATTTTAGGAAAAAATATGTCAATTTATTATTTTGATGATGTCATTAAGGTCGACCTTTTTGTTAAAAGGTCAAATGATCTTAAGAAGTATTCACAAATTATTGATAATTTTGAATTTAAAGGATTTAATATTAGTGTAAATCTTTATTGTCCATTATAA
- a CDS encoding HXXEE domain-containing protein: MINFLAKNQNWAKITPWAGIVFITLLFINFSLADPHFWALLNIPLYLFHQTEEHYIPGGFKDFMNQKVMGLPTGKEKLTDIKIFWINILMVWLAFAIFGALSFINIGFGLLIIIFSIMNCLTHIAEGVKRKSWNPGLVMATLQFLISIYAAYFVTVHGLTSPLLWWVGTIVFSIVAHVILFKAVMTKD; the protein is encoded by the coding sequence ATGATTAATTTCTTAGCAAAAAATCAAAATTGGGCAAAAATAACTCCGTGGGCAGGAATAGTTTTTATAACTCTTTTATTTATAAACTTTTCTTTGGCTGATCCTCATTTTTGGGCTTTATTGAATATTCCACTATATTTATTTCATCAGACAGAAGAGCATTATATCCCAGGTGGGTTTAAAGATTTTATGAACCAAAAAGTTATGGGTCTTCCTACAGGGAAAGAAAAGCTTACAGACATTAAGATTTTCTGGATAAATATTTTGATGGTATGGCTAGCATTTGCTATATTTGGAGCGTTAAGTTTTATAAATATAGGTTTTGGTTTGCTAATCATAATATTTAGTATAATGAATTGCCTGACACATATAGCAGAAGGTGTTAAACGCAAAAGTTGGAATCCTGGCTTGGTGATGGCAACACTACAATTTTTGATTTCAATATATGCTGCATATTTTGTTACAGTCCATGGTTTGACTAGTCCTTTGCTATGGTGGGTTGGAACTATAGTTTTTTCTATAGTAGCTCATGTTATACTATTTAAAGCTGTAATGACTAAAGACTAA
- the acs gene encoding acetate--CoA ligase: MSYSKFQVSKEFIEKSYIDNDLYEKLYKESLENPEHFWTKQANRMHWDKPFTKACNSSFDKVDIKWFEDGELNVCYNCVDRHLPERANQVAFIWQADNPKKSRKITYRELYHRVCEMANILEANGVKKGDVVTIYMPLVPESIYAMLACARIGAIHSVVFGGFSAESLKQRVINAKSDFIITVDEAVRSGKRIPMKAGVDKVVSEVDGIRKVLVVQNTETENITWNAEKDICYAEELKKVSNEHEPKSFKAETPLFMLYTSGSTGAPKGLVHTSGGYLVYASMTHKLVFDYKDHDVYWCTADIGWITGHTYVVYGPLANGATSVIFEGVPTYPDASRLWQEVDQHNVSILYTAPTLVRSLLKVGDQYLENTTRKSLRVLGSVGEPINPEAWNWFVEKGGNNQAPLVDTWWQTETGGHMIAPLPGAHKLKAGSASKPFFGVDVALLDTDGNEIEGIGKGALCIRRATPGMARTIYGDHDRYLQTYFSSFKGFYFSGDAARRDEDGYIWIEGRMDDVINVSGHRMATAEIESALNTHPQVAESAVVGMPHEIKGEAIYVYCILKDSSKCSEEDFAEIRKSLTKYIRQEIGPVASPEVIQFTPELPKTRSGKIMRRILRKIAASDYDNFGDISTLLNPDIVEYLIQNK, from the coding sequence ATGTCATATTCAAAATTTCAGGTATCAAAAGAATTTATTGAAAAATCATATATAGATAATGATCTTTATGAGAAGCTTTATAAAGAATCTCTTGAAAATCCGGAGCATTTCTGGACAAAGCAAGCTAATCGTATGCATTGGGATAAGCCATTTACAAAAGCTTGCAATAGCAGCTTTGATAAGGTCGATATAAAGTGGTTTGAAGATGGTGAACTAAATGTTTGTTATAACTGTGTAGATAGACACTTACCTGAAAGAGCTAACCAAGTGGCTTTTATCTGGCAAGCAGATAACCCTAAAAAATCTCGTAAAATAACATACCGTGAGCTATATCATCGTGTTTGTGAAATGGCGAATATTCTTGAAGCAAATGGTGTTAAAAAGGGTGATGTTGTTACTATATATATGCCACTTGTGCCAGAGTCGATTTACGCTATGCTAGCTTGTGCTAGAATTGGTGCAATACATTCAGTTGTATTCGGTGGCTTCTCAGCAGAATCATTAAAGCAAAGAGTTATCAATGCAAAAAGTGACTTTATTATAACAGTAGATGAAGCTGTAAGATCTGGCAAGAGAATTCCAATGAAAGCTGGTGTTGATAAAGTAGTATCCGAAGTTGATGGAATCAGAAAAGTATTAGTTGTACAAAATACCGAGACAGAGAATATTACATGGAATGCTGAAAAAGATATTTGCTATGCAGAAGAATTAAAAAAGGTTTCTAATGAGCATGAGCCAAAGTCTTTTAAAGCTGAAACGCCATTGTTCATGCTTTATACATCAGGCTCAACAGGTGCACCTAAAGGGCTAGTTCATACCAGTGGTGGATACTTAGTTTATGCAAGCATGACTCATAAGCTTGTGTTTGACTATAAAGATCATGATGTGTATTGGTGTACCGCAGATATTGGTTGGATAACAGGACATACTTATGTGGTTTATGGTCCTTTAGCCAATGGTGCTACATCTGTTATATTTGAAGGTGTTCCAACTTATCCAGATGCTTCAAGACTATGGCAAGAGGTAGACCAGCATAATGTTAGCATACTTTATACTGCACCAACACTTGTCAGATCACTATTAAAAGTTGGTGATCAATATCTTGAAAATACAACACGGAAATCACTTAGAGTATTAGGTTCTGTAGGTGAGCCAATAAATCCTGAAGCATGGAATTGGTTCGTCGAGAAAGGTGGTAATAATCAAGCGCCATTAGTTGATACTTGGTGGCAAACAGAAACAGGTGGCCATATGATAGCTCCTTTACCTGGGGCTCATAAATTAAAAGCAGGCTCAGCATCAAAGCCATTTTTTGGTGTTGATGTAGCTTTACTTGATACTGATGGTAACGAGATAGAAGGTATTGGAAAGGGAGCTTTATGTATTAGGCGAGCTACTCCGGGAATGGCCAGAACTATTTATGGTGACCATGATAGATATTTACAGACTTACTTTAGTAGTTTTAAAGGATTTTATTTCTCAGGAGATGCAGCTAGACGTGATGAAGATGGTTATATTTGGATAGAAGGTCGCATGGATGATGTAATTAATGTCTCTGGTCATAGAATGGCAACAGCTGAGATAGAATCTGCATTAAACACTCATCCACAGGTAGCAGAAAGTGCTGTTGTAGGTATGCCTCATGAGATTAAAGGCGAAGCAATATATGTTTACTGTATACTAAAAGATAGTAGTAAGTGTTCAGAAGAGGATTTTGCTGAAATTAGAAAAAGTTTAACTAAATACATACGACAAGAAATAGGTCCAGTAGCATCACCTGAAGTTATACAGTTTACTCCAGAGCTGCCAAAAACTCGTTCAGGTAAAATTATGCGTAGAATTTTAAGAAAAATCGCTGCTTCTGATTATGATAATTTTGGTGATATTTCTACACTATTGAACCCAGATATAGTAGAGTATCTGATACAAAATAAATAA